The following are encoded together in the Lathyrus oleraceus cultivar Zhongwan6 chromosome 3, CAAS_Psat_ZW6_1.0, whole genome shotgun sequence genome:
- the LOC127127190 gene encoding cytochrome P450 76T24 produces MDNQTLLLVITFMCASILIFILRNQNSRKLPPGPHPLPIIGNILELGKNPHKSLTKLSKIYGPIMSLKLGTITTIVISSPQVAKEVLHENSHIFSNRTVPHALFAVDHHKFSVGWLPTLALWKKLRKVCATKVFSTKMLDSTKILRQQKLQELLDYVKEKSKKGEAFDISETIFTTVLNSISNTLFSMDLAHSTHDEKSQEFKNIIYGIMEEAGKPNVSDFFPILRPLDPQGLYTRMTNHMKKLCEIFDKIIEERIRSRSSTVNYSEDVCNDVLDSLLKNKIKETSSELSRNEMVHLFLDLFVAGIDTTSSIIEWIMAELLRNPEKLIKARKELSQTIDKDEIIEESHISKLTFLQAIVKETFRLHPPIPLLLPHKCDGIVNILGFNVPKNAQVLVNIWAMGRDSTIWKNPNVFLPERFLECDVNYKGNNFELIPFGAGKRICPGLPLANRTVHLVVASLIHNFEWNLADMVMPEEINMDEKFGLTLKRVQPLRVQAICD; encoded by the exons ATGGACAACCAAACACTTCTGTTAGTGATTACTTTTATGTGTGCAAGCATTCTCATCTTCATTCTTAGAAATCAAAATTCTAGAAAACTTCCACCAGGGCCACACCCACTTCCCATCATTGGTAACATCTTAGAACTTGGCAAAAATCCACACAAATCTCTCACAAAACTCTCTAAAATATATGGACCAATCATGTCGCTGAAATTAGGAACAATAACAACCATAGTAATCTCATCACCACAAGTAGCAAAAGAAGTGTTGCATGAAAATAGCCATATCTTCTCTAATAGAACTGTCCCACATGCACTTTTCGCAGTTGATCATCACAAATTCTCAGTTGGGTGGCTTCCAACATTAGCTTTGTGGAAGAAACTAAGAAAAGTTTGTGCTACAAAAGTATTTTCTACAAAAATGCTTGATTCAACAAAAATCCTTCGCCAACAAAAGTTACAAGAATTATTAGATTATGTAAAGGAAAAAAGCAAGAAAGGCGAGGCTTTTGATATTAGTGAGACTATTTTTACAACTGTCCTAAACTCAATTTCAAACACTTTGTTCTCTATGGATTTGGCTCATTCCACACATGATGAAAAGTCTCAAGAGTTTAAGAACATTATTTATGGTATCATGGAAGAAGCTGGTAAGCCTAATGTTTCAGATTTCTTTCCTATTCTCCGTCCTTTAGATCCACAAGGTTTGTATACAAGGATGACGAATCATATGAAGAAATTGTGTGAGATTTTCGATAAAATTATTGAAGAAAGAATTCGTTCAAGATCTTCCACAGTTAATTATTCTGAAGATGTTTGTAATGATGTGTTAGATTCACTTCTTAAAAACAAAATCAAAGAAACCTCTTCTGAATTGAGCCGTAATGAGATGGTGCATCTATTTCTA GATTTATTTGTTGCTGGGATCGACACAACATCAAGCATAATTGAATGGATAATGGCAGAGCTATTACGCAATCCTGAAAAATTAATAAAAGCAAGAAAAGAGTTAAGTCAAACAATAGACAAAGATGAAATAATTGAAGAATCACACATTTCAAAGTTAACTTTCTTACAAGCAATAGTGAAGGAAACATTTCGTTTGCACCCACCAATTCCATTATTGCTACCTCACAAGTGTGATGGAATTGTCAACATATTAGGCTTTAATGTGCCAAAAAATGCACAAGTATTAGTCAATATATGGGCCATGGGAAGAGATTCAACCATTTGGAAAAATCCAAATGTGTTTTTACCTGAAAGATTTTTGGAGTGTGATGTTAATTATAAGGGTAATAATTTTGAGCTTATACCATTTGGAGCAGGGAAAAGAATTTGTCCGGGATTGCCATTAGCTAATAGGACTGTGCATTTAGTGGTGGCATCCCTTATACACAATTTTGAATGGAATCTTGCTGATATGGTAATGCCAGAAGAGATCAATATGGATGAGAAATTTGGATTAACTTTAAAGAGGGTTCAACCTCTTCGAGTTCAAGCTATATGTGATTGA